Proteins encoded in a region of the Zea mays cultivar B73 chromosome 4, Zm-B73-REFERENCE-NAM-5.0, whole genome shotgun sequence genome:
- the LOC100194303 gene encoding Nucleolin 2 has product MGKSSKKAAAVAAAPAAVPKGKKREAEEEIEKAVSAKKQKAAPPAKAVPTSKKDAKKSKKQPPPKKAESSSSDSEEDSESEEEVKKVQPKKAPAPKIAKQESSDDDTSDETSESDEEPAKKPAAKPLAAVAKNGSKTVKQESSSDEDSSEDESDDDSDDEPAKKAAAKPLGAVAKNGLKKGKQESSSDGSSSDDESDDDVKPAAPLKKTSVAVAQKKKGDSSESDSDDDSDEEVPPKSKAPAATIKKEDSSESESESDSEVEDASKTQPAKRAASKMKDESSDDSDTDEDEEPPQKKQKEALSAAKKESSSEDEDDSSEESSDDEPTKVEEKKAPKVSENSGSEDESSEDESDKDSEEPANTPKKAAVHASEKKTATKEPKTPTGSQSESTEVNTLFMGNVPWKAEFDDVKEFFEDVGEVVDVRFPTHDDGNRKGFCYVEFVSAEAAAKAYKEKQSKELHGREVRLDFAKGRSTQTPRSGNDGSFQKAARGNSSSIFIRGFDKNLSEDEIRSSLEQHFSDCGEMTRVSIPTDHESGAIKGMAYIDFKDQDSVSKALELSGSDIGGGYELYVDEAKPRGDGQRGGGRSGGRSGGRFGDRSGGRRGGGRFGERSGGRDGGGRFGGRRGGRDGGRGRGGRGFGNKHSAGTPSAGKKTTFGDD; this is encoded by the exons aTGGGCAAGTCAAGCAAGAAGGCGGCCGCCGTGGCTGCGGCGCCAGCGGCGGTGCCCAAGGGGAAGAAACGGGAGGCGGAGGAAGAGATCGAGAAGGCCGTGAGCGCGAAGAAGCAGAAGGCGGCGCCACCGGCGAAGGCCGTGCCGACGTCCAAGAAGGACGCCAAGAAGTCCAAGAAGCAGCCTCCCCCCAAGAAGGCTGAGAGCAGCAGCAGTGACTCTGAAGAGGACTCCGAGTCCGAAGAGGAG GTTAAGAAGGTACAGCCAAAGAAGGCGCCTGCTCCCAAGATTGCTAAACAAGAGTCCAGTGATGATGACACCAGCGATGAGACCTCTGAATCTGATGAG GAACCTGCAAAGAAGCCTGCTGCTAAACCCTTGGCTGCAGTTGCGAAAAATGGTTCGAAGACAGTCAAGCAAGAGAGCAGCAGCGATGAGGACAGTTCTGAAGATGAGTCGGATGACGACAGTGATGAT GAACCTGCAAAGAAGGCTGCTGCTAAACCCTTGGGTGCCGTTGCTAAAAATGGTTTGAAGAAAGGCAAGCAAGAAAGCAGCAGCGATGGGAGCAGTTCTGATGATGAGTCAGACGATGATGTT AAACCTGCTGCCCCACTAAAGAAAACATCTGTGGCTGTTGcacaaaagaaaaagggagattCTTCTGAGAGTGACTCTGATGATGACTCAGATGAG GAAGTGCCTCCAAAGTCAAAGGCTCCAGCAGCAACTATCAAAAAGGAAGATTCCAGTGAAAGTGAGTCAGAGAGTGATTCTGAGGTTGAG GATGCAAGTAAAACTCAGCCTGCTAAGAGAGCTGCTTCAAAAATGAAAGATGAATCAAGTGATGACTCAGACACTGATGAGGATGAAGAACCTCCTCAAAagaagcagaag GAAGCACTTTCAGCTGCAAAAAAAGAAAGCAGCAGTGAGGATGAAGATGACAGTAGTGAGGAAAGTTCGGATGATGAGCCAACAAAAGTTGAAGAAAAGAAG GCTCCAAAAGTATCAGAAAACAGTGGATCGGAGGATGAATCTTCTGAAGACGAGAGTGATAAAGACAGTGAAGAGCCTGCTAATACTCCAAAGAAGGCTGCTGTGCACGCCTCTGAAAAGAAAACTGCTACCAAAGAA CCTAAGACGCCTACTGGCTCCCAAAGTGAATCAACGGAGGTGAATACACTTTTTATGGGAAATGTCCCCTGGAAAGCTGAATTTGATGATGT GAAAGAATTTTTTGAGGACGTTGGTGAGGTTGTTGATGTTCGTTTTCCTACACATGATGATGGCAATCGTAAAGGATTTTGCTATGTTGAATTTGTTTCAGCTGAAGCTGCTGCAAAG GCATATAAAGAGAAGCAATCAAAGGAGCTGCATGGTCGTGAAGTAAGACTTGACTTCGCTAAAGGAAGAAGTACACAAACTCCTCGCAGCGG CAATGATGGATCTTTCCAGAAGGCTGCTCGGGGTAACAGCAGCTCAATATTTATCCGGGGCTTTGATAAAAATCTTTCAGAGGATGAG ATCCGGAGCTCTCTCGAACAACATTTTAGTGATTGTGGTGAGATGACAAGGGTCTCTATCCCGACTGATCATGAATCTGGTGCAATAAAAGG AATGGCTTACATAGACTTCAAGGATCAGGACTCTGTGTCTAAAGCCCTTGAGCTCAGTGGCTCTGACATTGGTGGTGGCTATGAGCTTTATGTTGATGAAGCCAAACCAAGAGGCGATGGCCAGCGTGGTGGTGGTAGATCTGGTGGCCGTTCTGGTGGGAGATTTGGTGACCGTTCTGGTGGCCGGCGTGGTGGTGGTAGATTTGGTGAAAGATCTGGGGGCAGGGATGGTGGCGGCAGATTCGGTGGCCGACGTGGTGGTAGGGATGGCGGCCGAGGACGTGGTGGCCGTGGCTTTGGTAACAAGCACAGCGCTGGCACTCCCAGTGCAG GAAAGAAGACTACTTTTGGTGATGATTGA
- the LOC100279725 gene encoding uncharacterized protein LOC100279725 has product MTSAVLAGRNEVHQAHQHHRQWAGARVPLMPKPSSNPNPRRHRAGPNPIPSGSPPEPRAAPAVAAEPSPSPSGHLNFRPSEMTPAEARHLRARLTSELCRVRAFLSRIDSWQDGQRRRRGPEPPARGPSPPPALVEAMRKRCADILMRLRRSKKSVWFNSPVDVEGLKLHDYRAIIRSPMDLGTVKQNLTAGRYPSHEAFAGDVRLTFNNALRYNPPDHHVHRYAGNLLASFEGMYKEAVSWFEQQRQQLEPPMQPDLPPPPQLPVVSVPVQAPPRMGGGGRRPKPKAREPNKREMDEEEKQKLRVEIENLPEEKMLNVLQIVQKRNSDPAFTGEVVELDFDELDMETLWELDRFVVNWRKALKKSQRNSMVNGDAAAAVNGDAIDVTVVPDDDDMVEVAVNPSVAVEIGESADVPEKEMEAEMVDDYVDIGDEMPTVNYQSVEIERDSPAAASSSSGSGSGSSSSSDSDSDSDSDGDDASAPH; this is encoded by the exons ATGACCTCCGCAGTCCTCGCCGGCCGGAATGAGGTCCACCAGGCGCATCAGCACCACCGCCAATGGGCTGGCGCCCGCGTCCCGCTCATGCCCAAGCCGTCCTCCAACCCTAACCCTAGGCGCCACCGCGCGGGCCCAAACCCTATCCCCAGTGGCTCGCCGCCGGAGCCGCGGGCCGCTCCGGCCGTCGCGGCCGAGCCCTCGCCGTCGCCTTCGGGGCACCTGAACTTCAGGCCGTCGGAAATGACCCCCGCCGAGGCCCGGCACCTCCGCGCGCGGCTCACCAGCGAGCTCTGCCGCGTCCGCGCTTTCCTCTCCCGCATCGACTCGTGGCAGGACGGGCAGCGCCGGCGccggggccccgagccccccgcgcgcggcccgtccccgccgccggcgcTGGTGGAGGCGATGCGGAAGCGGTGCGCGGACATCCTGATGCGGCTGCGGAGGTCGAAGAAGAGCGTGTGGTTCAACTCCCCGGTCGACGTGGAGGGCCTCAAGCTGCACGACTACCGCGCCATCATCCGGAGCCCCATGGATCTCGGCACCGTCAAGCAGAACCTCACCGCCGGCCGGTACCCCTCGCACGAGGCGTTCGCTGGCGACGTCCGGCTCACCTTCAACAACGCGCTGCGGTACAACCCGCCCGACCACCACGTGCACAGGTACGCCGGCAACCTCCTCGCCTCGTTCGAGGGGATGTACAAGGAGGCCGTCTCGTGGTTCGAGCAGCAGCGCCAGCAGCTCGAGCCACCAATGCAGCCCGATTTGCCGCCGCCGCCACAGCTCCCGGTCGTCTCTGTGCCAGTGCAAGCGCCCCCGAGGATGGGTGGGGGCGGGAGGAGGCCCAAGCCCAAGGCCCGGGAGCCAAACAAGAGGGAGATGGACGAGGAGGAGAAGCAGAAGCTGAGGGTAGAGATCGAGAACTTACCCGAGGAGAAGATGCTGAATGTGCTGCAGATTGTGCAGAAGAGGAACAGCGATCCAGCGTTCACTGGGGAGGTTGTCGAGCTCGATTTCGACGAGCTGGATATGGAGACCCTCTGGGAGCTCGATCGGTTCGTGGTCAATTGGAGGAAGGCTCTGAAGAAGAGCCAGCGGAACTCTATGGTGAATGGCGATGCTGCCGCGGCGGTGAATGGAGACGCCATCGATGTGACAGTTGTTCCGGACGACGACGACATGGTCGAGGTTGCTGTCAATCCGTCCGTGGCGGTCGAGATCGGAGAGTCG GCTGACGTTCCAGAGAAAGAAATGGAGGCCGAGATGGTCGACGATTACGTGGATATAGGCGACGAGATGCCGACAGTGAATTACCAGTCAGTGGAGATCGAGAGGGATTCCCCGGCGGCTGCCAGCAGCTCAAGCGGATCAGGAAGTGGCTCGTCTTCATCCAGCG ATTCCGACTCGGACTCCGATTCTGACGGGGACGATGCCAGCGCCCCGCACTAG
- the LOC100194303 gene encoding nucleolin 2 isoform X1, giving the protein MGKSSKKAAAVAAAPAAVPKGKKREAEEEIEKAVSAKKQKAAPPAKAVPTSKKDAKKSKKQPPPKKAESSSSDSEEDSESEEEVKKVQPKKAPAPKIAKQESSDDDTSDETSESDEEPAKKPAAKPLAAVAKNGSKTVKQESSSDEDSSEDESDDDSDDEPAKKAAAKPLGAVAKNGLKKGKQESSSDGSSSDDESDDDVKPAAPLKKTSVAVAQKKKGDSSESDSDDDSDEEVPPKSKAPAATIKKEDSSESESESDSEVEDASKTQPAKRAASKMKDESSDDSDTDEDEEPPQKKQKEALSAAKKESSSEDEDDSSEESSDDEPTKVEEKKAPKVSENSGSEDESSEDESDKDSEEPANTPKKAAVHASEKKTATKEPKTPTGSQSESTEVNTLFMGNVPWKAEFDDVKEFFEDVGEVVDVRFPTHDDGNRKGFCYVEFVSAEAAAKAYKEKQSKELHGREVRLDFAKGRSTQTPRSGNDGSFQKAARGNSSSIFIRGFDKNLSEDEIRSSLEQHFSDCGEMTRVSIPTDHESGAIKGMAYIDFKDQDSVSKALELSGSDIGGGYELYVDEAKPRGDGQRGGGRSGGRSGGRFGDRSGGRRGGGRFGERSGGRDGGGRFGGRRGGRDGGRGRGGRGFGNKHSAGTPSAGTTHPVIVKFTAFWFEQKNCRPVVSGFKKLEVTAVLPLICTGKKTTFGDD; this is encoded by the exons aTGGGCAAGTCAAGCAAGAAGGCGGCCGCCGTGGCTGCGGCGCCAGCGGCGGTGCCCAAGGGGAAGAAACGGGAGGCGGAGGAAGAGATCGAGAAGGCCGTGAGCGCGAAGAAGCAGAAGGCGGCGCCACCGGCGAAGGCCGTGCCGACGTCCAAGAAGGACGCCAAGAAGTCCAAGAAGCAGCCTCCCCCCAAGAAGGCTGAGAGCAGCAGCAGTGACTCTGAAGAGGACTCCGAGTCCGAAGAGGAG GTTAAGAAGGTACAGCCAAAGAAGGCGCCTGCTCCCAAGATTGCTAAACAAGAGTCCAGTGATGATGACACCAGCGATGAGACCTCTGAATCTGATGAG GAACCTGCAAAGAAGCCTGCTGCTAAACCCTTGGCTGCAGTTGCGAAAAATGGTTCGAAGACAGTCAAGCAAGAGAGCAGCAGCGATGAGGACAGTTCTGAAGATGAGTCGGATGACGACAGTGATGAT GAACCTGCAAAGAAGGCTGCTGCTAAACCCTTGGGTGCCGTTGCTAAAAATGGTTTGAAGAAAGGCAAGCAAGAAAGCAGCAGCGATGGGAGCAGTTCTGATGATGAGTCAGACGATGATGTT AAACCTGCTGCCCCACTAAAGAAAACATCTGTGGCTGTTGcacaaaagaaaaagggagattCTTCTGAGAGTGACTCTGATGATGACTCAGATGAG GAAGTGCCTCCAAAGTCAAAGGCTCCAGCAGCAACTATCAAAAAGGAAGATTCCAGTGAAAGTGAGTCAGAGAGTGATTCTGAGGTTGAG GATGCAAGTAAAACTCAGCCTGCTAAGAGAGCTGCTTCAAAAATGAAAGATGAATCAAGTGATGACTCAGACACTGATGAGGATGAAGAACCTCCTCAAAagaagcagaag GAAGCACTTTCAGCTGCAAAAAAAGAAAGCAGCAGTGAGGATGAAGATGACAGTAGTGAGGAAAGTTCGGATGATGAGCCAACAAAAGTTGAAGAAAAGAAG GCTCCAAAAGTATCAGAAAACAGTGGATCGGAGGATGAATCTTCTGAAGACGAGAGTGATAAAGACAGTGAAGAGCCTGCTAATACTCCAAAGAAGGCTGCTGTGCACGCCTCTGAAAAGAAAACTGCTACCAAAGAA CCTAAGACGCCTACTGGCTCCCAAAGTGAATCAACGGAGGTGAATACACTTTTTATGGGAAATGTCCCCTGGAAAGCTGAATTTGATGATGT GAAAGAATTTTTTGAGGACGTTGGTGAGGTTGTTGATGTTCGTTTTCCTACACATGATGATGGCAATCGTAAAGGATTTTGCTATGTTGAATTTGTTTCAGCTGAAGCTGCTGCAAAG GCATATAAAGAGAAGCAATCAAAGGAGCTGCATGGTCGTGAAGTAAGACTTGACTTCGCTAAAGGAAGAAGTACACAAACTCCTCGCAGCGG CAATGATGGATCTTTCCAGAAGGCTGCTCGGGGTAACAGCAGCTCAATATTTATCCGGGGCTTTGATAAAAATCTTTCAGAGGATGAG ATCCGGAGCTCTCTCGAACAACATTTTAGTGATTGTGGTGAGATGACAAGGGTCTCTATCCCGACTGATCATGAATCTGGTGCAATAAAAGG AATGGCTTACATAGACTTCAAGGATCAGGACTCTGTGTCTAAAGCCCTTGAGCTCAGTGGCTCTGACATTGGTGGTGGCTATGAGCTTTATGTTGATGAAGCCAAACCAAGAGGCGATGGCCAGCGTGGTGGTGGTAGATCTGGTGGCCGTTCTGGTGGGAGATTTGGTGACCGTTCTGGTGGCCGGCGTGGTGGTGGTAGATTTGGTGAAAGATCTGGGGGCAGGGATGGTGGCGGCAGATTCGGTGGCCGACGTGGTGGTAGGGATGGCGGCCGAGGACGTGGTGGCCGTGGCTTTGGTAACAAGCACAGCGCTGGCACTCCCAGTGCAGGTACAACTCATCCTGTAATTGTGAAGTTCACTGCATTTTGGTTTGAGCAAAAAAATTGCCGCCCTGTGGTTTCTGGCTTCAAAAAGCTTGAGGTCACTGCTGTACTACCTCTTATTTGCACAGGAAAGAAGACTACTTTTGGTGATGATTGA